CGCCGCAACACCGTGCTCTTCCTCGGCTACAATCTGGCCGACCCTGATTTCAATTTGCTGTGGAGAGAAGTTCTCGACCGGATGGGCCGTTTTGCGGTGGGCGCGTTTGCCATCTGGCCGGGTTTGCCCGAGGACGAGGTGCAAGTGTGGCGAGATCGGCAGATCACGATGCTTGAGGCGGGAGCAGTGGGACTTCTCATCGGACCGGATGAGGTGGTCAGTCCGACGAGAGGCGATGAAGCGGGAACAAGAGAGGTTGGTGGCTGGAGTGTGGAAGGCGGCGGTACAGTCGTAGAACGGGGGTCTGCTGATGTAGGGGCGCAGTCGGCGCAAAGCAAACTGATGGCTGAACGGAAGGCCACGAAGTTGCAGGAGCTTGAAACGTACAAATTGAATCTGGCCAGGCTCGACCGTGAGGCCGCCAACTACGGGGGCAGGCCATTCGCTCCGCTTATCGTGCAGAACCAAATTCAAGAATCCGAACGCGCCATCGCTCGCATCGAAGCCGAGTCGGAGGAGATCGAGGAGGATCTGAGGCAGATGGATCAGGCGAGGGTCTCTCCCACCACCCCCACCGCCCCCTCCACATCCTTCCGCTCGATCCCATAATGCGTCACCGCCCGCAGGCGGGGGCCGCCGATGGCCAGCAGGCCCACGCCGCGCCGCCGTAACTCATCTTGCAGCTGGGTCGGGGTCAGGGTGGGGTGGTGCAACTCGAAAATCACGATATTGGTCTGCACCCGGCCGGGGTCGAGGCGGATGCCGGGGAGGCGGGCGAGGCCCTCGGCCAGCAGGCGGGCGTTGGCATGGTCCTCGGCCAGCCGCTCCACCATCTCGTCCAGGGCGACGATGCCGGCGGCAGCCATGATGCCCGCCTGGCGCATCCCCCCGCCCAGGACTTTGCGCGCCCGCCGCGCCCGGCGGATGAACTCGGCCGAGCCGCACACCACCGACCCCATCGGCGCACTCAGCCCCTTGCTCAGGCAGAACGTTACCGAATCGGCCTCGCGCACCAACTCCTTCACATCCAGGTTTTGGGCGACGGCGGCATTGAACAGGCGGGCGCCGTCGATATGCAGCCGCAGCCCGTGGCCATGGGCCAGGTCGGCCACCGCCGCCGTATAGGCGGGCGTCAGGTAGGCGCCGGAGCAGCGGTTGTGCGTGTTCTCCAGGCAGATCAGGCGAGAGACAGGGTAATGGGCGTTGTCGGGGCGGATGGCCGCCTCGATGTCGGCTAACAGCAGAGAGCCGTCGGGTTGCGTCGGGATGGGGTGCGGATAAATGCCGCCCAGTGTGGCCAGACCACCCTGTTCCATGAC
The genomic region above belongs to Caldilineales bacterium and contains:
- the ltaE gene encoding low-specificity L-threonine aldolase codes for the protein MPPRIDLRSDTFTQPTPAMRRAMAAAEVGDDVFGEDPTVNRLEALAAERLGKEAALFVTSGTQGNLVSLLSHCGRGDEAIVGDEAHTFVMEQGGLATLGGIYPHPIPTQPDGSLLLADIEAAIRPDNAHYPVSRLICLENTHNRCSGAYLTPAYTAAVADLAHGHGLRLHIDGARLFNAAVAQNLDVKELVREADSVTFCLSKGLSAPMGSVVCGSAEFIRRARRARKVLGGGMRQAGIMAAAGIVALDEMVERLAEDHANARLLAEGLARLPGIRLDPGRVQTNIVIFELHHPTLTPTQLQDELRRRGVGLLAIGGPRLRAVTHYGIERKDVEGAVGVVGETLA
- a CDS encoding SIR2 family protein yields the protein MTSPVLDLRLQEALQSRSLALFLGADLAEAITGLPSRADLARRLAERRGLDPSLSLAQVTQRLAKGGYRFDFTSLLREALDTTGKKPQPYHRSVVEFVRSNGVETIVTTTYDGLLVAAFREAGVELNSVVEDGDMAFARRGVPTLIRLYGAIDRPTSLVATEDDHYALWRDRNRENMLDEVRMALRRNTVLFLGYNLADPDFNLLWREVLDRMGRFAVGAFAIWPGLPEDEVQVWRDRQITMLEAGAVGLLIGPDEVVSPTRGDEAGTREVGGWSVEGGGTVVERGSADVGAQSAQSKLMAERKATKLQELETYKLNLARLDREAANYGGRPFAPLIVQNQIQESERAIARIEAESEEIEEDLRQMDQARVSPTTPTAPSTSFRSIP